A genome region from Natronobeatus ordinarius includes the following:
- a CDS encoding archaemetzincin family Zn-dependent metalloprotease yields MLVDIVPVGTVPAEVKREASSALRSVYDCEVTINDTQSIPSGAYDAGRNQYCAENFIQLAERVGRGDKNIAITPNDLFYRRRNYVFGLAYLDGSGSVVSTYRLQTSSDGGFSNKSASEIFQDRVRKEIVHEIGHTYGLEHCDNQRCVMNFSPTVREVDIKEENLCGSCQRLLD; encoded by the coding sequence ATGCTCGTCGACATCGTGCCGGTCGGCACCGTCCCCGCGGAAGTCAAGCGCGAGGCCTCCTCGGCGTTGCGATCGGTCTACGACTGCGAGGTCACGATCAACGACACTCAGTCGATCCCCAGCGGTGCCTACGACGCCGGTCGAAACCAGTACTGCGCCGAGAACTTCATCCAGCTGGCCGAACGCGTCGGCCGCGGCGACAAGAACATCGCGATCACCCCCAACGACCTCTTCTACCGCCGCCGAAACTACGTCTTCGGACTCGCCTACCTCGACGGCAGCGGCAGCGTCGTCTCGACGTACCGGCTCCAGACCTCTTCTGACGGCGGCTTCTCGAACAAAAGTGCAAGCGAGATCTTCCAGGACCGCGTTCGAAAAGAGATCGTCCACGAGATCGGCCACACCTACGGCCTCGAGCACTGTGACAACCAGCGCTGTGTAATGAACTTCTCGCCGACCGTCCGCGAAGTCGACATCAAAGAAGAGAACCTCTGTGGAAGCTGCCAGCGACTGCTCGACTGA